A window of Streptomyces sp. SAI-127 contains these coding sequences:
- a CDS encoding DinB family protein, translating into MTDTTHTLTTDERTDLLEALAHSRRFLRFTTRDLTDEQAGQRTTASELCLGGLIKHVTSVERHWADFILNGPSAMPDFTAMTEADFARRADEFRMQPGETLAGVLADYEETARRTDELVMALPDLNAGHPLPEAPWNEPGARWSARRVLLHIAAETAQHAGHADIIRESLDGAKSMG; encoded by the coding sequence ATGACCGACACCACACACACCCTCACCACCGACGAGCGCACCGACCTGCTGGAGGCGCTGGCGCACAGCCGGCGCTTCCTGCGCTTCACGACGCGTGACCTCACCGACGAGCAGGCCGGGCAGCGGACCACCGCGAGCGAACTGTGCCTGGGCGGCCTGATCAAACACGTCACGTCGGTGGAACGGCACTGGGCCGACTTCATCCTCAACGGCCCCTCGGCCATGCCCGACTTCACCGCCATGACCGAGGCCGACTTCGCCCGGCGGGCCGACGAGTTCCGGATGCAGCCCGGCGAGACGCTGGCCGGTGTGCTGGCCGACTACGAGGAGACGGCCCGCAGGACCGACGAACTCGTCATGGCCCTGCCCGACCTGAACGCCGGCCACCCGCTGCCCGAGGCGCCATGGAACGAGCCCGGGGCTCGATGGTCGGCCCGCAGGGTGCTGCTGCACATCGCCGCCGAGACCGCCCAGCACGCGGGCCACGCCGACATCATCCGCGAGTCCCTGGACGGCGCCAAGAGCATGGGCTGA
- a CDS encoding helix-turn-helix transcriptional regulator produces the protein MPGPKDLDPSSSPRALLGAELRHAREKAGLSQEELGQRLFVSGSFVGQLEAGTRTMQPEYARLLDEVLGTEDFFQRNCGAAAKSKYPEHFAEAAEAEAGATEIREYVQLLIPGLLQTPAYARAVCRAYQPTAKEDEIEELVAARVERARVLGDPTAPLLWAVIDEAALRRAVGGREVMAEALCHLAELARRGRAIVQVLPFEAGAHAAMEGSLKLMDFEDAPPLVYFEGVGTGRLEDDPAIVRHQRFTYQLLTACALSPQNSLALIEAMAQDYAHEEHP, from the coding sequence GCACGCGAGAGAGAAGGCCGGGCTGAGCCAGGAGGAGCTGGGGCAACGGCTGTTCGTGAGCGGGTCGTTCGTGGGGCAGCTGGAGGCGGGAACACGGACGATGCAGCCGGAGTACGCGCGGTTGCTGGACGAGGTGTTGGGGACGGAGGACTTCTTCCAGCGGAACTGTGGGGCAGCAGCGAAGTCGAAGTACCCGGAGCACTTTGCGGAGGCAGCGGAGGCCGAGGCCGGGGCGACGGAGATCAGGGAATACGTGCAGCTCCTGATCCCCGGCCTGCTCCAGACGCCCGCATACGCACGGGCCGTGTGCCGCGCGTATCAGCCGACAGCCAAGGAAGATGAGATCGAAGAGTTGGTGGCAGCCCGGGTGGAGCGAGCTCGGGTCCTCGGCGATCCAACAGCGCCTCTGTTGTGGGCGGTGATTGACGAGGCGGCGCTGCGTCGGGCGGTGGGCGGGCGCGAGGTGATGGCGGAGGCGCTGTGCCACCTCGCCGAGCTGGCTCGGCGCGGTCGGGCCATCGTGCAGGTGCTCCCTTTCGAGGCGGGAGCGCACGCCGCGATGGAAGGTTCCCTGAAGTTGATGGACTTCGAGGACGCACCTCCACTGGTCTACTTCGAGGGCGTCGGCACTGGACGGCTGGAGGACGATCCGGCCATCGTGAGACACCAGCGCTTCACCTACCAGCTCCTCACGGCCTGCGCCCTCTCCCCGCAGAACTCCCTGGCTCTCATCGAGGCGATGGCGCAGGATTACGCGCATGAGGAACACCCCTGA
- a CDS encoding DUF397 domain-containing protein: MRNTPESWRKSSYSGGSGGNCLEVALGHPTAVPVRDSKTPHGPKLMLRPKAWSAFVEAVVEVRI; the protein is encoded by the coding sequence ATGAGGAACACCCCTGAGTCCTGGCGCAAGTCCAGCTACAGCGGCGGCAGCGGCGGCAACTGCCTCGAAGTGGCCCTCGGCCACCCCACCGCCGTCCCCGTCCGCGACTCCAAGACCCCCCACGGCCCGAAGCTCATGCTCCGGCCCAAGGCATGGTCCGCCTTCGTCGAGGCGGTCGTAGAGGTCAGGATCTGA